The genomic stretch GAGGTACTGGCGGGCGAACTCCTTGTTCTCCCCGACATAGGAGGAGGTCATCTTCACGATCCGGCGTGCGGCGAGCAGGATGCCCAGCCCCCAGCCGTCCACGCCGCAGTTGTTCGACGCGACGGAGAGCCCGGAGGCGCCCTGCTCCAGCAGCGCCTCGATGAGCTGGATCGGATTGCCGGAGAGGCCGAAGCCTCCCACCGCCAAGGAGGCGCCGTCGGGAATGTCGGCGACGGCCTCGGCGGCGCTCGCCACGGTCTTGTCGATGGTCATGGGTTCTCCTCAGGGACTCAGGGGGCTCAGGAATTCGGGGGTCAGCGACTCATAGGTTCAGCAACTCAGGGGGTCAGCGACTCAAGGTTCAGCAACTCAAGGTTCAGCAACTCAAGGTTCGGGGGTCCAGCGGCTCGGGGCAGGCGGTGGGATGCCTGGCTCTCCGCGGGCGGCTCTGCTCAGCGTGCGCTCCATCCTCCGTCGATGGCGTAGGACGTGCCGGTCACCATCCCAGCCGCATCGGAGGCCAGCCAGGTGGCCAGGGAAGCGACCTCCTCGGGTTCCACCAGTCGTTTCACCGAAGACTCGGTGAGCATGATCTTCTCGATCACCTCATCCTCGCCGATGCCGTGGATGCGCGCCTGATCAGCGATCTGCTTCTCCACCAGCGGGGTGCGCACATAGGCAGGGTTCAGGCAGTTCGAGGTCACGCCGTGCTCGGCCCCCTCCAGGGCGGTGACCTTGGAGAGGCCCTCCAGAGCATGTTTGGCGCTCACGTAGGCGGACTTGTACGGGCTGGCGCGCAGCCCATGGACCGAGGAGATGTTGAGGATCCGGCCGAAGCCGCGCTCGTACATGCCGGGAAGGGCGGCGCGGATCAGCAGGAACGGAGACTCGACCATCAGCCGGTGCATGAGCCGCCACGCCTCGGGGTCGAACTCGGGCAGCGGAGCGACCCGCTGGATGCCGGCGTTGTTGACCAGGATGTCAGCGTCCAGGACTCCGCTCTCCGCGGTGAGTGCTTCCAGCGACCCGGTCTCGGAGAGATCCACTGTCCAGGAGGTGCCGCCGATCTGCGCCGCCAGAGCCTCAGCGGCTGCGCCGTCGCGGTCGCAGACGGTCACCTGGGCGCCGGCGGCGGCGAAGGCCCGCACGCAGGCCGCACCGATGCCGGAGGCCCCGCCGGTGACGACGGCGCGGCGGCCGGTGAGCGCGCCGGCCGAGAGGGGCGAGCTGCGGAGGGTGTCGGTGTGCATCGGGCTCCTTGGGGGGGTCGAGTCGGGGATCGGTGGGGACCGGATGGATGAGGCGCGGGGTCGGGGATCAGAAGCCGCCCACGGCCGTGACCAGAGCGATCAGCGCCACAACCACCAGGACAGGGATCACGAGTGTCACCATAGCGATGTCCTTATAGGACTGCCGGTGGGTGAGGCCACAGACGATCAGCAGCGTGACGACGGCGCCCGAGTGCGGCAGCGTGTCCAGGCCGCCTGCGGCCATGGCGGTCAGCCGGTGCATCATCTCCAGGCTGATGCCTTCGGCCTCGGCCATGGCGCGCAGGTCCGCACCCAGGGCGTTCAGGGCGATGGTCATGCCCCCGGAGGAGGAGCCGGTCAGCCCGGCGGTGATCGAGGTGGTCACCACCGAGGTCACCAGGGCGTTGGCGCCCATGCCGAAGACCGAGTCACGGACCACCGCGAAGGCGGCCACAGAGGCGACGACGGCGCCGTAGCCCACCTCGGAGGCGGTGGAGAAGATCGGCAGCATCGAACGCTTGACGCCGTCGTTGAATCCGACCTTCAGGGTGCTCCATCGACCGAAGTTCAGCGCCACGATCAGTCCGATGGCCGCCACGATGGCGACCGTCACGGCCCACAGCCCGGCCCGGGAGTCATAGGTGATGGACCCGAAGGTGTCCTCTTGGAGATAGGACCAGTCCAGCGCCGGGAAGATCACCAGGGTGCAGGCGAAGTTGACCGCGAAGACGGCGAGCAGCGGCAGGAACGGGACCAGCCGGTTCGGCGGGGCCAGCGTGGTGGTGACCGTGGAGCCGTCGTCGGAGGACCCGCCGATGACCTTCTCGGACTCCGGGGACTCGAAGTGCTCACCCTTGGCGATCAGAGCCCGACGCCGGCGCTCCAGCCACAGCAGGCCCAGGCCGAAGATCAGGACGCCGCCGAGGACGCCCACCCCTGGACCCGCGTAGGCGCCGGTGCCGAAGAACTGCCCGGGGATGATGTTCTGGACCTGCGGCGAGCCGGGCAGCGCGGTCATGGTGAAGGTGAAGATGCCCAGCGCGATCGTGCCCGGGATCAGTCGGCGCGGGATGTCGGCCACGCGGAACAGCTCGCGGGCCAGCGGATACATCACGAAGGCGACCACGAAGAGGCTGATCCCGCCGTAGGTCATCAGCGCGGAGGTGATCACCGTGGCCGCGATCGCGCTGCGGCTTCCGATCCAGCCGGTCACGGTGCGCGCGATCGACTCGGCGTAGCCGGTGACGGTCATCAGGATCCCGAAGATGGCCCCGCCGAGGAAGACTGGGAACCAGCTGCCCACGAAGCCGGCCATCGCCGGCATGAACACCTCGGTGTAGGAGGCCAGGATCGGGGCTCCGGAGAACAGCACGCAGACCACCGCGGCCACCGGAGCGGCAAGGATCACCGGCACGCCGCGGTAGGCGAGCGTGATGAGCAGCAGCAGGGACACGATGATGCCGACGATGCCCAGGATCATGAAGATCTCCTCGTGGAGAGTGGTGGTTTCAGTGACGCCCGTCTCGGCGTCGTAGACCAGCATCCACGCAGTGATGTGACGCGCGCTACATTCTCCTGTTCAACAGTGCAGCGCGCTTTTCGTAGCTTGCTACGAAAGTGGTCGGTGCGGCGGGGTGCCGTGATGCGCGGCCAGCACCCAGGACAGCTCGACGAGCGTGTCGAGGTCTCCGAGGTCCGCCCCGGTGATCTCCTGGAACCTCTGCAGCCGGTACCGCAGCGTGTTGACGTGCACCGGGATGCTGCGGGCGGCGGAGGGGATGCTCATCCGGTGGCGCAGGTAGGCGTCCACCGCCTCGAGCACATGCTCACCGAAGACCTGGGCCTCGAGCAGCGGCTGCAGGTGTCGCTCCTGCAGCAGTGTGGTGACCTCGGGGCTCGCGTGCACCGCGGCCCGCCAGGAGAGACGATCCAGGTCCACCAGTCCGGTCTGTCCCACGGCGGCGGCGGCGCGCAGGGCGGCCGAGGCGGACTCGAAGGACCGTGGCAGCTCCTCCAGGGTCACCGCCGGGCCGAGCCCGACGGTCAGCCGTTCCGGCTCCGAGCCCAGGGGAGGCTCTCCGATCAGGATGCCCACCAGGGTGCCGGCCCGCACGGCGGTCAGTGCCCGGATCCCCGACCGTTCGGCCCAGTCCTGGAGGCGCCGCTGGCGCTCCTGGTCCGACTCTGGCTGCGAGTCCGCCGCCAGGGCGCGCAGCGGTGCTGCGGTGGGGACGTCGTAGAGGGCGGCGCCGCGGGTCAGCTCGGCCGGCTCCAGGTCGGTGGCCACGGCGTCGCCGATCCAGGCGGCCCGACGGGTGGAGTCAGCCAGGGCCCGCGAGACATCCTTGTCCTGATACACCAGGACCGCCCGGGCGGAGAACACGTCGCCGAGCTCCCAGAGCAGGGTGGCGGAGGCCAGGACCTGATCTGCCGGAATGCCGTGGTTCGGGGCGTGGTCCAGCAGCCGGTGCAGGATCACCGACATGCAGGCCCGGAAGCCGGCCAGCACGCTTCCCACCGGCACCCCCTGGGCATGCCGCTCCGAGGCGAGGGCGTCGGCCTCGGCCACGTCGTCGTGGCAGGGCTCGAAGCCGGCGCGGATGGTGCGGATGCTCAGGGCGATGTTGCGCCGCACCGAGGCTTCCAGGGAGGCGGTGGGGACCTCGTCGTAGCCGGGCACCGTGTCGCGAATGGTGTCGAGGGTCTGCTCCAGGATGCTGCCGTCCTGTTCGAGGGTGGCCAGCAGGTGGTCCCAGTCGGCCTCGGTGGGGTGCTCATCCGCTGTCATGGGGCTCACCATACCGGCTGCGCTGCGCTGCTCCCGCGGCACTCTCGCGCTGTTTCTGCGGCACTCTCGCGCCGCTCGGGCATCTTCATTCGCACCGCTTCGGCGTCGCCCGCTCGCCGCTGGGCGCACCTCCGCGCTCCGTGCCGAGTGTGACCCTGCGGCGTCTGCAGCGTCCTGAGGTGATTTGCATCGTTAGGTGGCGTGCATCACATTTGGGTGCGGCGGGTGCCGTGTGGCTCCCGCGTTCCACATCATCTGCTCGACGTCTTCTGTCCGACGTCATCTGTTCCAAGTCCCCGATCCGAAGGAGCTGCGCTGATGTCTGTCCGGTCTTCCGCTGCCGCTGAAACGTTGCATCACGAGTTGTCCGAGGGCGTGGCCCGTGTTCTCGGAACCTCCGCTCGCCGCCGCATCCCCACGGGGCGTGCGGCATGACGGTTTCGCGGCAGGATGCCGCAGGCAAAAGCGCCGTTCTCGGCAGGGTGATGCGGCCGCTGAACTCGCTGGTGGAGAAGCTGATCCCCTCAGCCCTGGTCTTCGCGATCGCGCTGACCCTCATCGTGGGTGTCCTGGCGCTGATCTTCACCGACGCGGGGCCGATCCAGGTCGTCGAGGAATGGGGCATCGGACTGGCCGGGCTGCTGGAGTTCATCACCCAGATGGCCCTGATCCTGTTCCTGGGCTACATCCTGGCCAACACGAGACCCGCGCGAAAACTGCTGCGCCGACTGGCCACAGTCCCCAGGACAGCGATCCAGGCCTACCTGTTCGTGTTCCTGGTCGCCGCCCTGGCAAGCCTGATCACCTGGGGCCTGGGACTGGTGGTCGGCGGGCTGCTGGCGCGCGAGGTTGCTCACGTCTTCCGGGAACGTGCGATCCCGGTGCACTTCCCCATGCTGGTGGCCGCAGGGTTCTCCGGGTTCGTGGTCTGGCATATGGGCTACTCCGCCTCCGGGCCGCTGACCGCAGCCACCCCCGACTCCTTCGTGGCCGGACAGCTGGGCGCCCCGCTGCCCGTGGGGCAGACCATCTTCTCCACCTGGAACATCATCGCCTGCATCGTGACCATCGCCGTGGTCGCCCTGGCGCTGTACCTGGTCGCACCGCGGGACAGCGCCACGGTGGTGCCGCTGAAGGTGGACGCCCGCGAGGCCGATGTCGAGATCGACGACGCCGTCGAGACCCCCGCGGATCGGGTGGACGCCTCCCGCATTCCCACCACGCTGATCGGGCTGATGCTGGTGGCCTATCTGATCATCCACTTCAGCGGCGGCGGCACCCTGACCTTGGACGTGGTCAACTGGAGCTTCCTGGGGCTGATCATGCTCTTGGTCCGCAGCCCCTTCGAGCTGATCGCCCTGACCAAGCAGGCCGCCTCGAACGTGGGCGAGATCCTGCTGCAGTTCCCGCTCTACGCGGGCATCCTGGGCATCATGGCCGGCACCGGGCTGATGAGCGTGATCTCCGAGGCCTTCGTGGCGATCTCGACTCCGCAGACCTTCGCGCTCTTCGCGTTCCTCTCTGCCGGGCTGGTGAACTTCTTCGTGCCCTCCGGCGGCGGACAGATCGCCGTGCAGGCCCCGATCCTGCTCGAGGCCGCAGAGGCGCTCAGCGTGGATCCGGCGCTGGCCATCATGGCCGTGGCCTACGGGGACCAGTGGACGAACATGATCCAGCCGTTCTGGGCGCTCCCGCTGCTGGCCATCGCGGGACTGAAGATGCGCGACATCCTCAGCTACACCACGATCGTGCTCATCGCCTCCGGCCTCGTCTTCGGCACGACCCTGCTCATCGTCTCGATGTGATCGCCTCGACGTGATCGGCCTCGAGGTGATCGGTCGCGATGCAGCGGCCGCTGGGTCATCGCTGAACGGGTTCAGAGCTCGAAGTAGAACTCATGGTGCGACGCGCAGCCCGGGTTGAACCCTGCCGTGCAGCGCTCGCAGGACTCAGCGGTGAGGTACTCCGCGATGCTGAACCGGGTGCGGCAGACCCCGCAGAGCAGCGCCAGCTCCTCGCGGCGGCCCCGCGGCCACGGGGAGATCCGGTGCGTCTCTGCCTCCTGGTGACACCACAGGCAGGGATACCAGCGGTCGCAGCAGAAGAACCGGATGGCGACGACGTCGCGCGGCCCGGCATAGTGCCGGCAACGGGTCTGCTCATCCACCGTGGCACCGCGGACCTGGGGTTCATCCATGGCCCCGAGGCTAGCCCACCCCCCAGCCGTTGAGCGGCTGATTCTCCGAGCATCTCATGCGCATTTCGGCCCAGACCCGTCGCAGACTCAGCCCCTCAACGCAAGGGTGGCCAGTCACCCAGTGCAAGGATGGCCAAGACCTCAACGCAACGGGGGCCCGCCTCGCAATCACGCGAGGGTGCCTCATCTCTCCAGCCCAGTGGGATTCTGCATCGTGAGACATCCGGCGGTGCGGGTGCGCTGGGACACGTGGGCAGGCATAGAATCCAGAGCATGGCTGAGCGCACCGCAGAGACCCCAGAGAACACCCCCGACGTCGTCGAGGGCAAGGCACCATTCACCCCGCCCACCGCGGTCACCGGACCCTCCAGTCCGGAGAAGCCGCGCAGCTGGGAGGTCACCGACGGCTACACCCGCGCCCCGGCGCGCGGGATGCTGCGCGCGGTGGGCATGGGCGACGACGACTTCTCCAAGGCTCAGATCGGCATCGCCAGCTCCTGGAACGAGATCACCCCCTGCAACCTCTCCCTGGACCGCCTGGCCAAGGCCTCCAAGGAAGGCGTGCACGCCGGCGGCGGCTACCCGCTGGAGTTCGGCACCATCTCGGTCTCCGACGGCATCTCCATGGGTCACGAGGGGATGCACTACTCGCTGGTCTCCCGCGAGGTCATCGCCGACTCGGTGGAGACCGTGATCCAGGCCGAGCGCCTCGACGGCTCGGTGCTGCTGGCCGGCTGTGACAAGTCCCTGCCGGGGATGCTCATGGCAGCGGCCCGGCTGAACCTCTCCAGCGTGTTCCTCTACGCCGGTTCGATCATGCCCGGGGTCGCCCGATTCGCCGACGGCACCGAGAAGGAGGTCACCCTGATCGACGCCTTCGAAGGGGTCGGCGCCTGCGCCCGCGGCACCATCAGCGAGGCCGACCTCGACGTCATCGAACGCGCCATCTGCCCCGGCGAGGGCGCCTGCGGCGGCATGTACACCGCCAACACCATGGCCTGCATCGGCGAGGCGCTGGGCATGTCGCTTCCCGGCTCCGCCGCACCGCCCTCGGCGGACCGCCGCCGCGACCACTACGCGCACAAGTCCGGCGAGGCCGTGGTGGAGCTGCTGCGCAAGGGCATCACCACCGGTGACATCCTCACCAAGAAGGCCTTCGAGAACGCCATCGCGGTGACCATGGCCTTCGGCGGGTCCACCAACGCGGTGCTGCACCTGCTGGCCATCGCCCGCGAGGCCGGGGTGGAGCTCAAGCTCGAGGACTTCAACCGCATCGGGGACAAGGTGCCCCACCTGGGTGACCTGAAGCCCTTCGGCCAGTACGTGATGGCCGACGTCGACCGGGTCGGGGGAGTGCCGGTGGTCATGCGCGCCCTGCTCGACGCCGGGCTGCTCCACGGCGACGCGCTCACCGTGACCGGCAAGACGGTCGCCGAGAACCTGGAATCGATCAACCCGCCGGACATCGACGGCAAGATCATCCGCGCGCTGAACAACCCGATGCACCCCAACGGCGGGATCGCGGTGCTCCACGGCTCGCTGGCCCCGGAGGGTGCAGTGGTGAAGTCCGCCGGCTTCGACGCCGAGGTCTTCGAGGGCACCGCCCGGGTCTTCGAGCGGGAACAGCAGGCGCTCAAGGCCCTGGAGGAAGGCCGGATCCAGGCCGGCGACGTCGTCGTCATCCGGTATGAGGGACCCAAGGGCGGACCGGGCATGCGTGAGATGCTCGCCATCACCGGCGCCATCAAGGGCGCCGGACTGGGCAAGGACGTGCTGCTGATCACCGACGGACGCTTCTCCGGAGGCACCACCGGACTGTGCATCGGACACATCGCCCCGGAAGCCGTCGACGGCGGCCCCATCGCCTACGTCGCCGACGGGGACCTGATCCGGGTCGACATCGCCGGGCGCAGCATCGAGCTGGTCGTGGACGCCGGCGAGTTCGCCGCCCGGCAGCAGGACTGGACCCCGCTGCCGCCGTTCATCACCACCGGT from Nesterenkonia sandarakina encodes the following:
- a CDS encoding 3-hydroxybutyrate dehydrogenase → MHTDTLRSSPLSAGALTGRRAVVTGGASGIGAACVRAFAAAGAQVTVCDRDGAAAEALAAQIGGTSWTVDLSETGSLEALTAESGVLDADILVNNAGIQRVAPLPEFDPEAWRLMHRLMVESPFLLIRAALPGMYERGFGRILNISSVHGLRASPYKSAYVSAKHALEGLSKVTALEGAEHGVTSNCLNPAYVRTPLVEKQIADQARIHGIGEDEVIEKIMLTESSVKRLVEPEEVASLATWLASDAAGMVTGTSYAIDGGWSAR
- a CDS encoding GntP family permease, translated to MLVYDAETGVTETTTLHEEIFMILGIVGIIVSLLLLITLAYRGVPVILAAPVAAVVCVLFSGAPILASYTEVFMPAMAGFVGSWFPVFLGGAIFGILMTVTGYAESIARTVTGWIGSRSAIAATVITSALMTYGGISLFVVAFVMYPLARELFRVADIPRRLIPGTIALGIFTFTMTALPGSPQVQNIIPGQFFGTGAYAGPGVGVLGGVLIFGLGLLWLERRRRALIAKGEHFESPESEKVIGGSSDDGSTVTTTLAPPNRLVPFLPLLAVFAVNFACTLVIFPALDWSYLQEDTFGSITYDSRAGLWAVTVAIVAAIGLIVALNFGRWSTLKVGFNDGVKRSMLPIFSTASEVGYGAVVASVAAFAVVRDSVFGMGANALVTSVVTTSITAGLTGSSSGGMTIALNALGADLRAMAEAEGISLEMMHRLTAMAAGGLDTLPHSGAVVTLLIVCGLTHRQSYKDIAMVTLVIPVLVVVALIALVTAVGGF
- a CDS encoding PucR family transcriptional regulator — translated: MTADEHPTEADWDHLLATLEQDGSILEQTLDTIRDTVPGYDEVPTASLEASVRRNIALSIRTIRAGFEPCHDDVAEADALASERHAQGVPVGSVLAGFRACMSVILHRLLDHAPNHGIPADQVLASATLLWELGDVFSARAVLVYQDKDVSRALADSTRRAAWIGDAVATDLEPAELTRGAALYDVPTAAPLRALAADSQPESDQERQRRLQDWAERSGIRALTAVRAGTLVGILIGEPPLGSEPERLTVGLGPAVTLEELPRSFESASAALRAAAAVGQTGLVDLDRLSWRAAVHASPEVTTLLQERHLQPLLEAQVFGEHVLEAVDAYLRHRMSIPSAARSIPVHVNTLRYRLQRFQEITGADLGDLDTLVELSWVLAAHHGTPPHRPLS
- a CDS encoding short-chain fatty acid transporter; the protein is MTVSRQDAAGKSAVLGRVMRPLNSLVEKLIPSALVFAIALTLIVGVLALIFTDAGPIQVVEEWGIGLAGLLEFITQMALILFLGYILANTRPARKLLRRLATVPRTAIQAYLFVFLVAALASLITWGLGLVVGGLLAREVAHVFRERAIPVHFPMLVAAGFSGFVVWHMGYSASGPLTAATPDSFVAGQLGAPLPVGQTIFSTWNIIACIVTIAVVALALYLVAPRDSATVVPLKVDAREADVEIDDAVETPADRVDASRIPTTLIGLMLVAYLIIHFSGGGTLTLDVVNWSFLGLIMLLVRSPFELIALTKQAASNVGEILLQFPLYAGILGIMAGTGLMSVISEAFVAISTPQTFALFAFLSAGLVNFFVPSGGGQIAVQAPILLEAAEALSVDPALAIMAVAYGDQWTNMIQPFWALPLLAIAGLKMRDILSYTTIVLIASGLVFGTTLLIVSM
- a CDS encoding CHY zinc finger protein encodes the protein MDEPQVRGATVDEQTRCRHYAGPRDVVAIRFFCCDRWYPCLWCHQEAETHRISPWPRGRREELALLCGVCRTRFSIAEYLTAESCERCTAGFNPGCASHHEFYFEL
- the ilvD gene encoding dihydroxy-acid dehydratase is translated as MAERTAETPENTPDVVEGKAPFTPPTAVTGPSSPEKPRSWEVTDGYTRAPARGMLRAVGMGDDDFSKAQIGIASSWNEITPCNLSLDRLAKASKEGVHAGGGYPLEFGTISVSDGISMGHEGMHYSLVSREVIADSVETVIQAERLDGSVLLAGCDKSLPGMLMAAARLNLSSVFLYAGSIMPGVARFADGTEKEVTLIDAFEGVGACARGTISEADLDVIERAICPGEGACGGMYTANTMACIGEALGMSLPGSAAPPSADRRRDHYAHKSGEAVVELLRKGITTGDILTKKAFENAIAVTMAFGGSTNAVLHLLAIAREAGVELKLEDFNRIGDKVPHLGDLKPFGQYVMADVDRVGGVPVVMRALLDAGLLHGDALTVTGKTVAENLESINPPDIDGKIIRALNNPMHPNGGIAVLHGSLAPEGAVVKSAGFDAEVFEGTARVFEREQQALKALEEGRIQAGDVVVIRYEGPKGGPGMREMLAITGAIKGAGLGKDVLLITDGRFSGGTTGLCIGHIAPEAVDGGPIAYVADGDLIRVDIAGRSIELVVDAGEFAARQQDWTPLPPFITTGVLGKYAKLVRSAAEGAYCG